Proteins from one Mycobacterium sp. EPa45 genomic window:
- a CDS encoding MCE family protein codes for MTQRKRITRSLTFVVLASMVIAGLWLVRQEREKPKTITAYFASAVGIYTGDEVRVAGVKVGTVLDTQPEGARAKLTLSLQRDVPVPADARAVIVAQNLVSARYVQLAAKPSPGVGVIADGASIPIERTAVPVEWDQVKEQLNRLATELAPKDGAPSSSLARFIDSSASAMDGKGAALHDTLTQLSSLGRLLAAKGGNIVDVITNLQKFIGALSQSNQQVMQFQDRLATLTSVLDGSKSNLDAALKNLSEAVVTVQEFVADTRDRADEQIKRLASVTQILVDKRMDVEQVLHVAPNAIANTYNMFDPQLGTATGVFTLANLANPVQFLCGSIGAMGNVTAPETAKLCAQYLGPALRTMNFNAIPIPVNPFLAKTPAPDQLIYTDPKLMPGAQQASPTDLPASAPPVAASVDMPHSLPEMLMPGPSAPSTDANNPPAALPAEQGAR; via the coding sequence ATGACCCAGCGAAAACGGATCACACGCAGCCTGACGTTCGTTGTCCTCGCGTCGATGGTGATAGCAGGTTTGTGGCTGGTGCGTCAGGAACGCGAGAAACCCAAGACGATCACGGCGTACTTCGCTTCAGCGGTGGGGATTTACACCGGTGACGAGGTTCGGGTCGCAGGAGTCAAGGTCGGCACGGTGCTGGACACCCAGCCCGAGGGGGCCCGCGCCAAACTGACCCTGAGCCTGCAGCGCGACGTGCCGGTTCCGGCCGATGCCAGGGCAGTCATCGTGGCACAAAATCTGGTTTCGGCTCGATACGTGCAACTCGCGGCCAAACCGTCACCAGGGGTGGGTGTGATAGCCGACGGTGCGTCCATACCAATCGAGCGGACAGCAGTGCCGGTGGAATGGGATCAGGTCAAGGAGCAGTTGAACCGTCTCGCAACAGAACTCGCGCCTAAAGACGGCGCGCCGAGCTCGTCGTTGGCCCGGTTCATCGATAGCAGCGCTTCGGCGATGGATGGCAAAGGCGCCGCGCTGCACGACACTTTGACTCAGTTGTCCTCTCTCGGGAGACTACTCGCGGCCAAGGGCGGCAACATCGTCGATGTGATCACGAACTTGCAGAAGTTCATCGGCGCCTTGAGTCAAAGCAATCAGCAGGTCATGCAGTTTCAGGATCGACTGGCGACGCTCACGAGTGTGCTTGACGGCAGCAAGTCGAATCTGGACGCCGCGTTGAAAAACCTGTCTGAAGCAGTGGTGACAGTGCAGGAATTCGTCGCCGACACCCGCGACAGAGCCGACGAGCAGATCAAACGCCTGGCATCGGTGACACAGATCCTGGTCGACAAGCGGATGGACGTGGAGCAGGTTTTGCACGTGGCTCCCAACGCAATTGCCAACACCTACAACATGTTCGATCCCCAGCTGGGCACCGCGACCGGGGTGTTCACGCTGGCCAACCTCGCGAATCCCGTTCAATTTCTGTGCGGGTCGATCGGTGCCATGGGAAACGTGACCGCTCCTGAGACCGCCAAACTCTGCGCGCAATACCTCGGGCCGGCCCTCAGGACGATGAACTTCAACGCGATACCTATCCCGGTGAATCCCTTCCTGGCGAAGACTCCCGCCCCGGACCAATTGATCTATACCGATCCGAAGCTGATGCCGGGGGCGCAGCAGGCTTCGCCCACCGACCTTCCCGCCAGCGCACCTCCCGTCGCCGCTTCGGTCGACATGCCCCATTCACTGCCGGAAATGTTGATGCCCGGGCCGTCAGCCCCATCAACCGACGCTAACAATCCGCCTGCCGCGTTGCCGGCAGAGCAGGGGGCACGATGA
- a CDS encoding MCE family protein: protein MLKYRQPKLIRVGIIGVVLCLLIIAVGLAPERLISLATAAQYRALFADAAGLTTGNDVRISGVKVGTVTKVSLQGLDALVSFTVERRLPLGSETTAHITTGTLLGQRVLKIEPAGRGVMDTQQVIPMTRTSSPYSLTQAVDELTTNTAGTDTDALNRALDTLATTIDNVAPQLKPTFEGLTRLSQTINERDRALDDLLTSASDVTGVLAQRTDQVNTLILDANELLGVLVSRREAIVQLLANTSAVAQQLTGLVHDNREKLGPALDKLNSVLRMLEANRDAIDVALPRLSKYMITLGETVSSGHYYMAFVPNLALGALTQPFFDYAFGLRRGTDAGQPPDNAGPRAELPLPRNGIPQAPR, encoded by the coding sequence ATGTTGAAGTACCGTCAACCCAAACTCATTCGGGTGGGGATCATCGGGGTAGTCCTGTGTCTGCTGATCATTGCCGTCGGCCTTGCCCCTGAGCGATTGATCTCTCTGGCCACCGCTGCGCAGTATCGTGCGCTGTTCGCCGATGCCGCCGGCCTGACTACCGGAAACGATGTCAGAATCTCCGGTGTCAAAGTGGGAACCGTGACAAAGGTCAGCTTGCAGGGGCTCGACGCACTGGTGTCGTTCACCGTGGAAAGACGCCTCCCACTTGGTTCCGAAACCACAGCCCACATCACCACGGGCACTCTGCTCGGGCAGCGGGTATTGAAAATCGAGCCGGCCGGTCGGGGAGTGATGGACACTCAACAGGTAATTCCTATGACACGTACGTCCTCACCGTATTCACTCACGCAGGCGGTCGACGAGTTGACCACAAACACCGCAGGTACCGATACGGACGCACTGAATCGTGCCTTGGACACACTGGCCACGACGATCGATAACGTTGCACCGCAACTCAAACCGACATTTGAGGGTTTGACTCGGTTATCGCAGACGATCAATGAACGGGACCGGGCCCTTGACGATCTGCTGACGAGTGCCTCAGATGTGACGGGGGTGCTGGCCCAACGCACCGACCAAGTGAACACACTGATACTCGACGCCAATGAACTGTTGGGGGTTCTGGTATCGCGCCGTGAAGCAATTGTCCAACTGCTGGCCAACACCTCGGCCGTCGCACAGCAACTCACAGGACTCGTCCACGACAACCGAGAGAAATTGGGGCCGGCCCTGGACAAGTTGAACTCGGTGCTGCGTATGCTCGAAGCCAACCGAGACGCTATCGACGTGGCGCTGCCGCGGCTGTCGAAATACATGATCACGCTCGGTGAAACCGTCTCGAGCGGCCACTACTACATGGCCTTCGTTCCCAATCTCGCCTTGGGCGCACTCACCCAGCCATTCTTCGACTATGCATTCGGATTGCGCCGGGGTACCGACGCCGGCCAACCACCCGATAATGCCGGTCCTCGTGCCGAACTTCCCCTCCCGCGCAACGGGATACCGCAGGCACCGCGATGA
- a CDS encoding MCE family protein, which translates to MTVATAFLFMVFGQERGGTVNEYSAVFSDVSDLKSGDSVRFAGIRIGTVRSVSLQQNTDVIVSFDADRDVALTQGTRLAVRYLNLVGDRYLEIVDEPGSTRLLPAGSQIPKQRTVPALDLDLLLGGLKPVIRGLNPQDVNALTASLLDIFQDQGASTASLMARVASFSNTLADNGQTVQAVIERLRDGLSTVAARGDEFSATLDRMQRLVTELTNQKDPIADAIDALDHGTATVADLLNTARPPLAGTVNELSRLAPILDGQKDRLQTAIQKAPENYRKLIRIGSYGSFVNYYICGVSVRVTDLQGRTAVFPWFQQDTGRCTEP; encoded by the coding sequence ATGACGGTGGCAACGGCGTTCTTGTTCATGGTGTTCGGGCAAGAACGTGGCGGTACTGTCAACGAGTATTCGGCGGTCTTCTCCGACGTTTCCGACCTGAAGTCGGGTGATTCGGTGCGGTTCGCCGGCATCCGGATCGGGACCGTACGGTCTGTGTCGCTTCAACAGAACACCGATGTCATCGTGTCCTTCGACGCAGATCGTGATGTAGCCCTGACCCAGGGCACCCGACTTGCTGTGCGGTACTTAAACCTTGTGGGGGACCGTTACCTCGAGATCGTCGACGAACCCGGTTCGACGCGCCTGCTACCCGCCGGCAGCCAAATTCCGAAACAACGGACCGTTCCCGCGCTGGACCTCGACCTGCTCCTTGGCGGACTCAAGCCCGTGATCCGAGGCCTGAATCCACAAGACGTGAATGCGTTGACGGCGTCGCTGCTGGATATCTTTCAGGATCAGGGCGCCTCGACCGCGTCCCTGATGGCCAGAGTCGCTTCATTCTCGAACACGTTGGCAGACAATGGTCAGACTGTTCAGGCCGTCATCGAGCGCTTACGAGACGGCTTATCAACGGTGGCGGCCCGCGGGGATGAATTCTCGGCGACTCTGGATCGGATGCAACGGCTCGTTACCGAACTCACCAACCAGAAGGATCCGATCGCCGACGCTATCGACGCCCTGGATCACGGCACAGCGACGGTGGCCGACCTTTTGAATACCGCGCGGCCACCGCTGGCCGGCACGGTCAATGAGCTCAGTCGGCTGGCCCCGATTCTGGATGGCCAAAAAGATCGCCTACAGACCGCTATTCAGAAGGCGCCGGAGAACTACCGGAAACTGATACGGATCGGGTCGTACGGCAGCTTCGTCAACTACTACATATGCGGAGTCAGTGTGCGAGTCACCGATCTGCAGGGACGCACCGCCGTGTTCCCGTGGTTCCAGCAAGATACAGGAAGGTGTACCGAGCCCTGA
- a CDS encoding MCE family protein: MRILLRPLVGLLTVAGLFGVVGLAAAAFRGDFVASDPIIVLAPRAGLVLNPGAKVKLHEVQVGSVSSIDDRSDGQAVIRLAIAPDQLRHIPADVGVEITSSTVFGAKSVDFIVPERPSAQRLRSGQTLAASHVVVEVNTVFQRLTSVLSAIDPAKLNETLGALSSALNGRGATLGESVTALDEFLTRIQPSIPALRHDIATAPSVLRTYADAAGDIFASVDNATRISGSIVDKQTELDSLLVGLIGLSDLGTQVVTENADALTEVLRLLVSTTSLTNQYHEALTCLGGGLNVMAHSDPFPVPGAMVLAGFTFGMERFRFPGDLPKVAATGGPQCVGLPLIPFGVHPPYVVADVGTNPWKYGNQGLLLNSDGLKQLLFGPIDGPPRNTLEIGHPG, from the coding sequence GTGAGAATTCTGCTGCGCCCGCTCGTCGGATTGCTCACCGTCGCAGGCCTATTCGGCGTTGTCGGCTTGGCTGCCGCAGCGTTCCGTGGTGACTTCGTCGCCTCGGATCCCATCATTGTTCTAGCGCCGCGGGCTGGACTGGTTCTCAATCCCGGCGCGAAGGTGAAGCTGCACGAAGTGCAGGTGGGAAGCGTCTCGTCGATCGACGACCGTTCCGACGGGCAGGCGGTCATTCGGCTTGCTATCGCACCGGATCAGCTGCGACACATCCCCGCAGACGTCGGGGTGGAGATCACTTCAAGCACTGTCTTTGGTGCGAAATCGGTTGATTTCATCGTGCCGGAGCGGCCATCGGCCCAACGGCTGAGGTCTGGCCAGACGTTGGCAGCTAGCCACGTCGTGGTCGAAGTGAACACGGTCTTTCAACGCCTCACGTCGGTGTTGTCTGCAATCGACCCGGCGAAGCTGAACGAAACTCTGGGGGCGTTGTCGTCGGCACTGAATGGTCGTGGCGCAACACTTGGTGAGTCGGTGACCGCCCTGGACGAGTTCTTGACTCGCATCCAGCCGAGCATCCCGGCATTGCGCCACGACATCGCGACGGCGCCATCGGTGTTACGCACCTACGCAGACGCCGCAGGCGACATCTTTGCTTCGGTGGACAATGCGACGCGGATCAGCGGAAGCATTGTTGACAAGCAGACGGAGCTGGACTCGCTGCTGGTCGGTCTGATCGGGCTGTCGGACCTCGGAACCCAGGTTGTTACCGAAAACGCCGACGCCCTCACCGAGGTCTTGCGCCTGCTGGTTTCGACGACTTCCCTGACAAATCAATACCACGAGGCGCTGACCTGCCTGGGGGGCGGCTTGAACGTGATGGCCCATAGCGATCCGTTCCCGGTGCCGGGGGCCATGGTGCTCGCCGGATTCACTTTCGGCATGGAGCGCTTCCGCTTTCCGGGAGACCTTCCCAAAGTCGCCGCGACCGGTGGCCCTCAATGTGTCGGGCTTCCCCTCATCCCCTTCGGCGTGCATCCACCGTACGTGGTAGCCGACGTGGGTACCAATCCGTGGAAGTACGGAAACCAGGGTCTGCTACTGAATTCCGATGGCCTCAAACAGCTCCTGTTCGGCCCGATCGACGGGCCGCCGCGAAACACCCTCGAGATCGGGCACCCAGGATGA
- a CDS encoding SDR family NAD(P)-dependent oxidoreductase: MIVTGASSGIGRATAERLALAGHAVAMGARRVEDCEVLAKQLRGQGARVCALPLDVADGDSIATFVDAVQNHLGPVDALVSNAGQSKPLAAISSDAHALMNTIGVNFLGAQAITAALAPAMVDRGRGDLIFVSSETVGGPPRPYMAAYSASKHALEAWVSVLHGELEGTGVRASVVRPGHTVTGYSEGWTEADIAPMIESWSRFGVLRHMSMLQPDDVARVLQTMLEFPPSVHLRLVEVQPTVPRADESAE; this comes from the coding sequence GTGATCGTGACGGGTGCGTCTTCAGGAATCGGTCGAGCCACCGCCGAGCGCCTGGCGCTCGCCGGCCATGCGGTCGCGATGGGGGCACGGCGAGTTGAAGACTGTGAGGTGCTGGCAAAACAACTGCGTGGGCAGGGCGCGCGGGTATGCGCGCTCCCGCTCGACGTCGCTGATGGCGATTCGATCGCCACATTCGTTGACGCAGTGCAGAACCACCTTGGCCCCGTCGACGCCCTGGTTTCCAACGCGGGACAGTCCAAACCCCTGGCCGCGATCTCCTCCGACGCCCACGCCCTGATGAACACGATCGGCGTGAATTTCCTTGGTGCGCAGGCGATCACCGCTGCGTTGGCGCCGGCGATGGTGGACCGGGGTCGTGGTGACCTGATTTTCGTCAGCTCGGAGACCGTGGGCGGCCCGCCACGTCCCTACATGGCGGCCTACTCCGCATCGAAGCACGCGCTGGAAGCGTGGGTTTCTGTCCTGCACGGGGAACTGGAAGGCACCGGCGTTCGTGCTTCCGTTGTCCGACCGGGCCACACCGTGACGGGTTATTCCGAGGGGTGGACGGAGGCCGACATCGCACCGATGATCGAATCGTGGTCTCGCTTCGGTGTGCTGCGGCACATGTCGATGCTGCAGCCCGACGATGTCGCCAGGGTGCTGCAAACCATGTTGGAATTTCCTCCGTCCGTCCATCTGCGCCTGGTCGAGGTCCAACCGACGGTGCCGCGCGCTGATGAGAGTGCCGAATGA
- a CDS encoding CaiB/BaiF CoA-transferase family protein, which translates to MSVNDVLAGVRVLEVAAWTFVPSAGAVLAEWGAEVIKVEPRDGGDPQRGLVSMGLVPAGAGGVNYMIEMPNRGKKSIGVDLRNPDGQQVVHELAKTCDVFLTSYLPSRRTSFAIDVADIRAANPDIVYVRGSGYGPLGEDRDRPGFDGVSYWARGGIGMALTGPDSDLVLPRAAFGDLLGGMTIAGGIAAALYKRKATGQTSIVDVSLLALAAYNITPDITTSYLYADDPIPTFGHADAPNPLAGNYRTQDGRYVNLMMLQADRFYAEFMTLIGLTDLIDDVRFSDGAARFANRVELIALLDDVFAAKTLSEWRAVLAPLSGAWGPVQSPSELPEDAAVVANGYIPTMTTMSGAPYRMPVNPVQFDEEHVVPDGAPEHGQHTEEVLLEAGIDWERIEHYKSTGAIL; encoded by the coding sequence ATGAGCGTCAATGACGTGCTGGCCGGCGTTCGTGTGCTCGAAGTCGCGGCGTGGACGTTCGTGCCTTCCGCCGGCGCGGTGCTCGCGGAGTGGGGCGCCGAAGTCATCAAGGTCGAGCCGCGGGACGGCGGAGACCCGCAGCGCGGGCTCGTCTCGATGGGCCTGGTACCGGCGGGCGCCGGCGGCGTCAACTACATGATCGAGATGCCTAACCGGGGTAAGAAATCAATCGGTGTGGACCTGCGGAACCCCGACGGGCAGCAGGTCGTGCACGAACTCGCCAAGACCTGCGATGTCTTCCTCACCAGCTACCTGCCGAGTCGACGCACCAGTTTTGCCATTGACGTCGCCGATATCCGAGCCGCGAACCCCGACATCGTCTACGTGCGGGGCTCCGGCTATGGACCGCTCGGTGAAGACCGTGATCGGCCAGGGTTCGACGGTGTTTCGTACTGGGCACGCGGGGGAATCGGGATGGCGCTCACTGGTCCCGACAGTGACCTGGTCTTGCCGCGCGCCGCGTTCGGCGACCTCCTCGGCGGCATGACCATCGCCGGCGGCATCGCCGCCGCGTTGTACAAGAGAAAGGCCACGGGGCAGACGTCGATTGTCGACGTGTCGCTGCTGGCACTCGCGGCGTACAACATCACCCCCGATATCACGACAAGTTATCTCTACGCGGACGACCCGATCCCCACCTTCGGTCATGCGGATGCCCCCAATCCACTCGCAGGCAACTACCGCACCCAGGACGGCCGGTACGTCAATCTGATGATGTTGCAAGCCGACCGCTTCTACGCCGAGTTCATGACACTGATCGGCCTGACCGATCTCATCGACGACGTCCGTTTCAGCGACGGGGCGGCACGCTTTGCCAACCGCGTGGAACTGATCGCACTCCTCGACGACGTGTTTGCCGCCAAGACGCTGTCGGAATGGCGCGCAGTGCTCGCGCCGTTGTCCGGCGCATGGGGACCTGTCCAGTCACCGAGCGAGCTGCCCGAGGACGCGGCTGTCGTCGCCAACGGGTACATCCCGACCATGACGACGATGAGCGGTGCGCCCTACCGCATGCCCGTTAATCCTGTTCAGTTCGACGAGGAACACGTCGTCCCTGACGGTGCGCCCGAACACGGCCAGCACACCGAGGAGGTGCTGCTCGAGGCCGGGATCGACTGGGAACGCATTGAACATTACAAATCAACGGGCGCCATTCTCTGA
- a CDS encoding mycofactocin-coupled SDR family oxidoreductase, with translation MTRLEGKVAFVTGAARGQGRAHAVRLAEEGAHIIAIDLCSEIPSLRYEMPGSHDLQETVRLVEKTGRRIIATQVDVRDADALRNAVAAGVGEFGGLHIVVANAGVLGLAGNPPLDAWADVLDINLTGALNTIHATLTFLEPGASIIAIGSLSALVASMNNNSPGVDLGHSAYILAKRLLAQYVHELARQLAPRSIRVNIVHPTNCDTPMLQNDTMYRAFRPDLNHPTRDDAEPMFNVLHAMPVPHVAPADVSSAVAYLASDEARFVTGMQLRIDAGGYVKANDYTV, from the coding sequence ATGACCAGACTCGAGGGAAAGGTCGCGTTCGTGACGGGCGCGGCCCGAGGCCAAGGACGCGCTCACGCAGTGCGGCTGGCCGAGGAAGGCGCCCACATCATCGCGATCGACCTGTGCTCGGAAATCCCCTCCCTGCGTTATGAAATGCCGGGAAGCCACGATCTGCAGGAAACCGTGCGCCTTGTTGAGAAGACCGGACGTCGCATCATCGCAACCCAAGTCGATGTCCGAGATGCCGACGCCCTGCGAAACGCCGTCGCGGCGGGCGTTGGTGAATTTGGTGGCCTGCACATCGTGGTCGCCAATGCGGGAGTGCTTGGCCTCGCCGGCAATCCTCCGCTCGACGCCTGGGCTGATGTGCTGGACATCAATCTCACCGGGGCGCTGAACACCATTCACGCCACGCTCACGTTTTTGGAACCGGGCGCTTCCATCATCGCCATCGGATCCTTGTCGGCGCTCGTTGCGTCGATGAACAACAACAGCCCAGGCGTAGACCTGGGCCATAGTGCCTACATTCTGGCCAAACGTCTTCTTGCCCAATATGTTCACGAGCTAGCGCGTCAGCTCGCTCCGCGAAGCATCCGCGTCAACATCGTGCATCCCACAAATTGTGATACTCCAATGCTGCAGAACGACACCATGTATCGGGCCTTTCGCCCCGACCTCAACCACCCCACCCGTGACGACGCCGAGCCGATGTTCAACGTTTTGCACGCAATGCCGGTGCCGCACGTCGCGCCGGCCGACGTCAGCAGCGCGGTGGCTTACTTGGCGTCGGACGAAGCCCGGTTCGTCACCGGTATGCAACTGCGGATCGACGCCGGTGGCTATGTCAAAGCCAACGACTACACCGTCTGA
- a CDS encoding amidohydrolase family protein → MNKNDMILISVDDHIVEPPDMFANHLPKKYQHDAPRLVHNPDGSDTWQFRDIVIPNVALNAVAGRPKEEYGLEPQGLDEIRPGCYNVDERVKDMNAGGILGSMCFPSFPGFAGRLFATEDPEFSLALVQAYNDWHVEEWCGAYPARFIPMTLPVIWDPVACAAEIRRNAARGVHSLTFSENPAAMGYPSFHDFDHWKPMWDALVDTDTVLNVHIGSSGRMAITAPDAPVDVMITLQPMNIVQAAADLLWSRPIKEYPDLKIALSEGGTGWIPYFLERLDRTYEMHSTWTGQDFKGKKPSEVFRDHFLTCFIADPVGVAMRRDIGLDNICWEADYPHSDSMWPGAPEQLDEVLTEHKVPDDEINKMTYQNAMRWYHWDPFTHISKEQATIGALRKAAEDHDVSIQALSRREKATVSFAELQAKAKAASGVGDD, encoded by the coding sequence ATGAACAAGAACGACATGATCCTGATCAGCGTGGACGACCATATTGTCGAGCCGCCCGACATGTTCGCCAACCACCTGCCCAAAAAGTATCAACACGATGCGCCTCGTCTGGTTCACAATCCCGACGGCTCGGATACGTGGCAGTTCCGCGACATCGTTATCCCGAACGTCGCGCTCAACGCGGTCGCCGGCCGGCCGAAGGAGGAGTACGGGCTGGAGCCGCAGGGTCTCGATGAGATCCGGCCCGGCTGCTACAACGTCGATGAGCGGGTGAAGGACATGAACGCCGGGGGCATCCTGGGATCGATGTGCTTCCCGTCGTTCCCGGGGTTCGCCGGCCGGCTGTTCGCCACCGAGGATCCGGAGTTCTCCCTGGCGTTGGTGCAGGCCTACAACGACTGGCATGTCGAGGAATGGTGCGGGGCCTATCCGGCCCGGTTCATCCCGATGACGCTGCCGGTGATCTGGGACCCGGTCGCGTGTGCCGCCGAGATCCGCCGCAACGCCGCCCGCGGCGTGCATTCGCTGACGTTCTCCGAAAACCCCGCCGCCATGGGCTATCCCAGCTTCCACGACTTCGATCACTGGAAGCCGATGTGGGACGCCCTGGTCGACACCGACACCGTGCTCAACGTGCACATCGGGTCCTCGGGTCGGATGGCGATCACCGCGCCCGACGCGCCTGTCGACGTGATGATCACCCTGCAGCCGATGAACATCGTCCAAGCCGCCGCCGATCTGTTGTGGTCACGGCCGATCAAGGAGTACCCCGACCTCAAGATCGCCCTGAGTGAGGGCGGCACCGGGTGGATCCCGTACTTTCTCGAACGCCTGGATCGCACCTACGAGATGCACTCGACCTGGACCGGGCAGGACTTCAAGGGCAAGAAACCCTCGGAGGTGTTCCGCGATCACTTCCTGACCTGCTTCATCGCCGATCCAGTCGGTGTGGCGATGCGGCGCGATATCGGACTTGACAACATCTGTTGGGAAGCCGACTACCCGCACAGCGACTCGATGTGGCCTGGCGCTCCCGAACAGCTGGATGAGGTGCTGACCGAGCACAAGGTGCCCGATGACGAGATCAACAAGATGACCTACCAGAACGCGATGCGCTGGTACCACTGGGACCCATTCACTCACATCTCCAAGGAGCAGGCCACCATCGGCGCGCTGCGCAAGGCTGCCGAAGACCACGATGTTTCCATCCAGGCGCTCTCCCGCCGCGAGAAAGCCACGGTGAGTTTTGCTGAACTACAAGCCAAGGCCAAAGCGGCTTCCGGTGTTGGTGATGACTGA
- a CDS encoding SDR family oxidoreductase, which yields MATAEKFRYDGKHALVVGGATGMGAAAAKAAAELGAEVTVLDHAPVGFEVHHTGRVDLRDPESIDAAVAALERPVDALFAAAGVADGPDVMKINFIGHRHLIDRLRERGSFNRGAAICFISSVGGIGWESDLERLNDFLATPSFETAVKWISEHDNDTGSINSYPFSKQALNTYVAAQAYPFIKEGIRINAICPGPTDTPLSQANADLWLSFGEDYRQDTGLDIHTPEQMADVMVFLNSAAASAISGVNVLVDHGHVMSSRAGAFAPGKPIVDFLMHMEL from the coding sequence ATGGCGACAGCCGAGAAGTTCCGCTACGACGGCAAGCATGCGCTGGTCGTCGGGGGGGCGACAGGGATGGGGGCGGCCGCGGCCAAAGCCGCCGCAGAACTCGGCGCCGAAGTCACGGTGCTGGACCATGCCCCCGTGGGTTTCGAGGTTCACCACACGGGGCGGGTGGATCTGCGTGATCCAGAATCGATCGATGCCGCCGTGGCGGCGCTCGAACGACCGGTCGATGCACTGTTCGCGGCCGCCGGTGTCGCCGATGGCCCAGACGTCATGAAAATCAACTTCATCGGTCATCGACATCTCATCGATCGTCTGCGCGAGCGTGGCTCGTTCAACCGCGGCGCCGCAATCTGTTTCATCTCGTCGGTCGGCGGAATCGGTTGGGAGAGTGACCTCGAACGCCTCAACGATTTCTTGGCCACACCGAGCTTTGAGACTGCGGTCAAGTGGATTTCCGAACATGACAACGACACGGGAAGCATCAACAGCTACCCGTTCAGCAAGCAGGCATTGAACACTTACGTGGCTGCGCAGGCATACCCCTTCATCAAGGAGGGGATCCGGATCAATGCCATCTGTCCTGGCCCGACTGACACGCCGCTCAGCCAGGCCAACGCAGACCTATGGCTGAGCTTTGGGGAGGATTATCGCCAGGACACTGGGCTCGATATCCACACCCCTGAGCAGATGGCCGACGTGATGGTCTTCCTCAACAGTGCAGCTGCCTCTGCGATCAGCGGAGTAAACGTCCTCGTCGATCACGGACATGTGATGTCCTCGCGGGCAGGCGCTTTCGCTCCCGGCAAGCCGATCGTCGACTTCCTGATGCACATGGAACTGTGA
- a CDS encoding cytochrome P450: MTIGADRDIYFDPYDVELNADPYPMYRRLREEAPLYYNEQHDFYALSRFEDVNQGLIDYETYTSSRGAFLEIIRAEMPIPPCAIVFEDPPVHDIHRSLLSRMFTPRKIKALEPQIRDYTVRCLDAVAGTGRFDFVNDLGAQMPMRVIGMLLGIPEGDQDALREQWNDAIRTEAGQPMDVSTQKWNVEDVYAEYIDWRVTHPSDDIITELLNVEFTDEHGVRRRLSKEELLTFVHIVSGAGSETTTRLIGWAAKVLAEHPDQRRDLVENPALIPQALEELVRFEPPAPHMARYVTRDVELYGQTVREGSIMMLLIGAACRDDRQFPPNGDVFNIHREARQHLGYAVGVHYCLGSALARLEGRVAMEEILKRYPEWELDMDNAVLSATSTVRGWDAMPTFVRKG, from the coding sequence GTGACCATTGGCGCGGACAGAGACATCTACTTTGACCCGTACGACGTAGAGCTCAATGCTGATCCGTACCCGATGTACCGGCGGCTTCGCGAAGAAGCACCGCTGTACTACAACGAGCAGCACGACTTCTATGCCCTGAGTCGATTCGAGGATGTCAACCAAGGCCTCATCGATTACGAGACGTATACGTCGTCGCGGGGCGCCTTCCTCGAGATCATCAGGGCTGAGATGCCAATTCCGCCGTGCGCCATCGTCTTTGAGGATCCGCCGGTGCATGATATCCACCGCAGTCTGCTCTCCAGGATGTTCACTCCCCGCAAGATCAAAGCGTTGGAGCCGCAGATTCGTGACTATACGGTTCGCTGCCTCGATGCGGTCGCAGGTACCGGCCGCTTCGACTTCGTCAACGATCTGGGCGCGCAGATGCCGATGAGGGTGATCGGAATGCTGCTCGGTATTCCCGAAGGCGATCAGGACGCGCTTCGAGAGCAGTGGAACGATGCGATTCGCACCGAAGCGGGCCAGCCAATGGACGTGTCGACTCAGAAGTGGAACGTTGAAGACGTTTATGCCGAGTACATCGACTGGCGGGTGACACATCCGTCGGACGACATCATCACCGAGCTCCTCAATGTTGAGTTCACCGACGAACATGGCGTGCGCCGACGCCTTTCGAAGGAAGAGCTCCTGACGTTCGTACACATCGTGTCGGGCGCCGGCAGTGAAACCACCACTCGCTTAATCGGCTGGGCGGCAAAGGTTTTGGCCGAACATCCTGATCAGCGCCGAGACCTTGTGGAAAACCCGGCACTGATCCCTCAGGCACTGGAGGAGCTGGTGCGCTTCGAGCCACCCGCACCTCATATGGCGCGGTATGTCACCCGAGACGTCGAACTGTACGGCCAGACGGTGCGCGAAGGCAGCATCATGATGCTGTTGATTGGAGCCGCCTGCCGAGACGATCGCCAGTTCCCCCCCAACGGAGACGTGTTCAACATTCATCGTGAAGCACGCCAGCACCTGGGCTATGCCGTCGGAGTCCACTACTGCCTCGGCTCAGCCCTTGCCCGCTTGGAAGGGCGGGTGGCCATGGAGGAGATCCTCAAGCGTTACCCGGAGTGGGAGTTGGATATGGACAACGCAGTCCTGTCCGCGACATCCACCGTGCGAGGCTGGGACGCAATGCCGACGTTTGTACGCAAGGGCTAA